ATCGCAAGAGAAATTACTATACTTGAATTCTCTATTAATATATAACCCTAAATGCTCCTTGTGTTCCCGCAGGAACATCTTTGATCGGTTCGAACTTTAATCCTGTTTCCTGAGCATTTTCAAAAACAGTTTGAGTGATTAGGATCTCTCCCGCTTCCGCAGTATCTTCTCCCAACTTACTTGCAGTGTTTACTTCTGAACCGAAAACATCAGAGTCTCCGATTTTTAAAACCTTACCGTAGCCGAGTCCAACGCAGAGAAGTATCTTTTCTTCCGGGATTTTGTCCTTATTATATTCTAATAATTCTTTTTGCATTCTGATCGCAGCTTGAAGTCCTTTGGCTACGTTTCGGAAGATCACTAAAAAACTGTCTCCTTCCGATTTGAGAAGGATCCCGTCATGATCTTCTATGATTGGTACTAAAACTCTTTCGGATTCGTGAATGGTTTGTAGAAAATGAATGATCCCAAATTTTTCCACACCACGCGAAAATCCGGAAAGGTCCGTAAACATAATACACCAAACTTCTCCGAATAGATCCCAGATGCGGGCGTCTATTTTTTCCTTGTCGGCTCCAGGTTTTAATCTTTCTAAAACTAGGTTTTCCAATCTGTCTTCGGACGCGCTTGCGAATATACTTCTTTTGAATGCCATAAGAATCGATTATTGGAAGGTTTTTGTTCGGATCCGTCGACCTATTTTTTGACAGACTAAATCTTTATAATCGGTTATTCTAAACTTGGAAGGTTGGGATGAGATTTGTTTGTGAACTAAGTTGGGAATACTGCGTATCAGGTTTCGCTCTTTATCAGTTAAAAATGAATTTCCTGCGTTATTATCCGATTGCAGGCATTGCATTTCTGGTCTTTTGGGTCTGGAAAAAGGACTTCTTTCAAAAATTCAGGATCCAAAAAGATTTCCCAAAGAAGGAAAGGGTCATCTTTGAATTAAAACAATCTGCGATCACTCTCATCATGTTCAGCACGATTGCCGTTTCGGTGTATGTTCTCGGAAAATTAAAGATACTTCACATTAAAACGTATAAGGATTTTGCGGAATATGGGTTAAGCTATGCGATATTCAGTTTTGTTTTACTTACGATCTGGCATGAGACCTGGTTTTATTGGGCTCATAGGATCATGCATCATCGAAAGATTTACCCTTATATACATTCTGTTCATCATAGATCCGTAAATCCCTCTCCGATGGCTGCATATAATTTTCATTGGGTAGAGGCTTTTTTAGAAGGTGTATATGTCGTTCCCGCTCTTTGTATCCTTCCTCTTCATTTTTATGTTTTTCTAATCCATACTTTTTATGCGATGGTCATGAATATTTGGTGGCATCTGGGCTATGAATTATTTCCAAAAGGCTGGACCACTCATCCTGTCCTGAAATGGATCAACACTTCTACACATCATAACCTTCATCACCAGAAGTTTCACGGGAACTATAGTCTCTACTTTAATTTTTGGGATAGAATAATGGGAACGAACTTTAAGGATTATTCTGAAATTTTCGAGAATGGTGCGGGAGCGGAGAAGAAGAAGGAGATCTCCGTTATCTCCTCCAAATACTTGCAAAAATCTTAATTTATTCTTTGATCCTGACTTTTAGATATCTTCTTCTTAGGCGTATTTCATCCTCTAAAGATCTAGATAAGGCTCCAAACTTTTTGTTTTGAAGATCTACGTTTTCCACTAATGTCTCATACATCGGATTTGTTTTTCCATCAGGAACTAAAAAGCCGGGTTTAACTTCTCCTTCCGTATAAACCTTAAAAGAAGCAACGTTTGCGTCTTCGTCTATGAATAATACTGCTCCTCCATGAGATGTCATCGGTTGGATCGTATCTACTACCCAGCCCCCCGTGTTGAATACTTCTTTGCCGGAAATTTTTAAACCTAAGTCTTGGGTTTCGACTGCAAATGGTTTATGAGTATGGCCGAAGATAAGAGTGTAATCGTTTGGAAATTCCCTTTTAGTTTTTTGTGTCTCAGCTTTCCATTGTGCAGGAAGAGTTTCTCCTAAATAGGACTCCATATTATGCACGACTTCATCGCTTAGAACGGAATTGGACATTCCTCTTTCCGCTTGTCCTACTTTTACTACGATCTTTGTAAGAATGTAGGAAAAACCTTTATATAGGAGCCATTTGATCCCTAATATACGAAGTAAGAAAGGAAGATTCAAATTTCGTAATAAATAAGCCGATACGTTTTGAGCTAATTTTCCAACGGCTTTTGTATCTTGGAGCATATCATAAATGAGTCCGATGCCTGTTCCCACTTTTCCAGACCTTCCAAGTGTAGACCAGAAGAAGTCGATCCAAGCAAAATTCTCTCGCTCGAGAACGTAAATGGATTTTGGAGTGGTGATTTCCTTAGCCCTTTTAAATGGGTTATAATCGTTCATTTTGCTCCAGACGGAACGATTGAGCTTAGGTGCATCTGGATCGTCATCAATTTCTGGAAGCAAGACCCTTTGCACCGTACTCATCAAAGAATAGATGTTCTCTAAAAAATGTCCGTGTGTTAAGAACACGGAACGTTTTCCGCTCTTAGAAGAAATTTCCAAGTTCGGATACGCAATCACTGCTTCTGCTCTCTTTAACTTTTTATTTCTTCTTAAAATTCCCGTGAGCAGATCCGATTGTATAAAGTCGGGATTTACCATCTTTGTGGTATGCCAAGTTTGATTGATGTACTGATTCGGCTTTAAGTTTGCAATATAGTCCATATAC
This window of the Leptospira hartskeerlii genome carries:
- a CDS encoding adenylate/guanylate cyclase domain-containing protein, producing MAFKRSIFASASEDRLENLVLERLKPGADKEKIDARIWDLFGEVWCIMFTDLSGFSRGVEKFGIIHFLQTIHESERVLVPIIEDHDGILLKSEGDSFLVIFRNVAKGLQAAIRMQKELLEYNKDKIPEEKILLCVGLGYGKVLKIGDSDVFGSEVNTASKLGEDTAEAGEILITQTVFENAQETGLKFEPIKDVPAGTQGAFRVIY
- a CDS encoding metallophosphoesterase, translating into MPKSKIKYIVISDIHLGAYNSLLTYIEEFPDPVKDSDRFKVNPQKTSPALAELLNCLKHIVHSVNGSSKPPQFILLGDVLELALGDINEASMTFERFLEIAYKETKHHFSESILYIPGNHDHHLWETAREKQYMDYIANLKPNQYINQTWHTTKMVNPDFIQSDLLTGILRRNKKLKRAEAVIAYPNLEISSKSGKRSVFLTHGHFLENIYSLMSTVQRVLLPEIDDDPDAPKLNRSVWSKMNDYNPFKRAKEITTPKSIYVLERENFAWIDFFWSTLGRSGKVGTGIGLIYDMLQDTKAVGKLAQNVSAYLLRNLNLPFLLRILGIKWLLYKGFSYILTKIVVKVGQAERGMSNSVLSDEVVHNMESYLGETLPAQWKAETQKTKREFPNDYTLIFGHTHKPFAVETQDLGLKISGKEVFNTGGWVVDTIQPMTSHGGAVLFIDEDANVASFKVYTEGEVKPGFLVPDGKTNPMYETLVENVDLQNKKFGALSRSLEDEIRLRRRYLKVRIKE
- a CDS encoding sterol desaturase family protein, whose translation is MRFVCELSWEYCVSGFALYQLKMNFLRYYPIAGIAFLVFWVWKKDFFQKFRIQKDFPKKERVIFELKQSAITLIMFSTIAVSVYVLGKLKILHIKTYKDFAEYGLSYAIFSFVLLTIWHETWFYWAHRIMHHRKIYPYIHSVHHRSVNPSPMAAYNFHWVEAFLEGVYVVPALCILPLHFYVFLIHTFYAMVMNIWWHLGYELFPKGWTTHPVLKWINTSTHHNLHHQKFHGNYSLYFNFWDRIMGTNFKDYSEIFENGAGAEKKKEISVISSKYLQKS